The sequence CGATCGCCTCAAGGCTCCGCTCGCCCCAGCGCGCGCGCCAGCGCCCGACGGGACCGCCAAGCGAGAAGGCGAGGACGACGACGAATTGATAGGCGACCGTCATCAAGGCAATCATGGCGATGATGTTGAGGCGCATCCGCTCGGTCGAGACGCTCCACCCGCCACGCCAGAGCAGCACGACGAGCGCGATCAACATGAGCGCGGCAACGATGCTGCCGATCCACATGCGGTCGATCATCCAGTGCCGCTTGGCCTCGGCTGGCGTGCGCGCGGCCAACAGCTCATAGGGGATGCCGCCGTTCATCGCGGGTCGATCCCGACCGACTGGAGCCACGACGCGACGTCGAAACAGGGGCATTCCTTCAGCCACTCGTTCGACGTGATCTTGCCATCGCCATTCCGGTCGGGGCTGGCGTCGCGGTGCCCCATGAAACGGGCGGCGGGATAGGCCGCGCCCAATTCACGGCACAGCCATTCCAGCGCCTTCTTCTGCGCGTCGGTGCGCGTGTCCTTCGCCTTGCCCTGGGCATTGAGCCCACCGACGTAGACGACGGCGATCGAGCCGGTGTTGAAGCCCTTCACATGGCTGCCGGGCACGCTCTCGTCGCGGCCGATCTCGATCGTGCCGTCCAAGCGGATGACGAAATGATAGCCGATGTCGCTCCAGCCCTGCGCCAGATGCCATCGCTTGATCGTCGCGGCGTCGATGTCCTGCCCCTCGCGGGTCGCGGTGCAGTGCAGAAAGATGCGAGTGATATTCTTGCCAGTGCCCTTGACGACATCGGGCGCGATCTGCCCGATCAGCGGAAGCGAGACGCCAAGCTTCCGAAGCAGCATGTCGGCCGTCTCGTTGCCATAGATGCCGTCTTCGGCCGCACCGACCGCGCGCTGGATGCGCTTTGTCTTTTCGAGAAGGTTCACCGTCACTGCTCCGCCGGGAAGGTCATTTGCCTTGACCTAACCCCAAGGAAGCACAGCGACCGGGGCCCGCTGGCGGACCTCACCGCCACTCCTCGACGGTGAGCGCCCATTTGGTGACGGCGGGATCTTCGCGCTCGAACTGCTCCAG is a genomic window of Sphingopyxis sp. FD7 containing:
- a CDS encoding N-acetylmuramoyl-L-alanine amidase; translated protein: MNLLEKTKRIQRAVGAAEDGIYGNETADMLLRKLGVSLPLIGQIAPDVVKGTGKNITRIFLHCTATREGQDIDAATIKRWHLAQGWSDIGYHFVIRLDGTIEIGRDESVPGSHVKGFNTGSIAVVYVGGLNAQGKAKDTRTDAQKKALEWLCRELGAAYPAARFMGHRDASPDRNGDGKITSNEWLKECPCFDVASWLQSVGIDPR